The Sebastes umbrosus isolate fSebUmb1 chromosome 23, fSebUmb1.pri, whole genome shotgun sequence genome contains a region encoding:
- the LOC119482507 gene encoding histone H2B 1/2-like translates to MPDPAPKGPALAKKGSKKAVAKTAGKKDRKRRKPRKERYAIYVYKVMKQVHPDTGISSKAMGIMNSFVSDIFERIAGEASRLAHYNKRSTITSREIQTAVRLLLPGELAKHAVSEGTKAVTKYTSSK, encoded by the coding sequence ATGCCTGATCCAGCACCGAAAGGGCCCGCTTTAGCTAAGAAGGGATCCAAGAAAGCGGTGGCGAAGACCGCCGGCAAGAaggacaggaagaggagaaagcCCAGGAAGGAGAGGTACGCCATCTACGTGTACAAAGTGATGAAGCAGGTGCACCCCGACACCGGCATCTCCTCCAAGGCCATGGGCATCATGAACTCCTTCGTGAGCGACATCTTTGAGCGCATCGCCGGTGAGGCCTCCCGTCTGGCTCACTACAACAAGCGTTCCACCATCACCTCCAGGGAGATCCAGACGGCCGTCCGCCTGCTGCTGCCCGGTGAGCTGGCCAAGCACGCCGTGTCTGAGGGTACCAAGGCTGTGACCAAGTACACCAGCTCAAAGTAA
- the LOC119482509 gene encoding histone H4, which translates to MSGRGKGGKGLGKGGAKRHRKVLRDNIQGITKPAIRRLARRGGVKRISGLIYEETRGVLKVFLENVIRDAVTYTEHAKRKTVTAMDVVYALKRQGRTLYGFGG; encoded by the coding sequence ATGAGTGGTCGCGGAAAAGGAGGCAAGGGACTCGGTAAAGGAGGCGCCAAGCGTCACCGTAAAGTGCTCCGTGATAACATTCAGGGGATCACTAAACCCGCCATCCGCCGTCTGGCTCGCCGTGGCGGAGTGAAGCGTATCTCCGGTCTGATCTACGAGGAGACCCGCGGTGTGCTCAAGGTGTTCCTGGAGAACGTGATCCGTGATGCCGTCACCTACACCGAGCACGCAAAAAGGAAGACTGTGACCGCCATGGACGTGGTGTACGCTCTGAAGAGGCAGGGCCGCACCCTTTACGGCTTCGGAGGATAA
- the LOC119482504 gene encoding histone H3 has translation MARTKQTARKSTGGKAPRKQLATKAARKSAPATGGVKKPHRYRPGTVALREIRRYQKSTELLIRKLPFQRLVREIAQDFKTDLRFQSSAVMALQESSEAYLVGLFEDTNLCAIHAKRVTIMPKDIQLARRIRGERA, from the coding sequence ATGGCAAGAACCAAGCAGACCGCTCGTAAGTCCACCGGAGGCAAAGCCCCCAGAAAGCAGCTGGCCACCAAGGCCGCTCGTAAGAGCGCCCCGGCCACCGGCGGCGTGAAGAAGCCTCACCGTTACAGGCCCGGTACCGTGGCCCTGAGAGAGATCCGTCGCTACCAGAAGTCCACCGAGCTGCTGATCCGCAAGCTGCCCTTCCAGCGCCTGGTGAGGGAGATCGCCCAGGACTTCAAGACCGACCTGCGCTTCCAGAGCTCTGCTGTCATGGCTCTGCAGGAGTCCAGCGAGGCTTACCTGGTCGGCCTGTTCGAGGACACCAACCTGTGCGCCATCCACGCCAAGAGGGTCACTATCATGCCCAAAGACATCCAGCTGGCCCGCCGTATCCGCGGAGAGCGGGCTTAG
- the LOC119482505 gene encoding histone H2A-like, with the protein MSGRGKTGGKVRAKAKTRSSRAGLQFPVGRVHRHLRKGNYAQRVGAGAPVYLAAVLEYLTAEILELAGNAARDNKKTRIIPRHLQLAVRNDEELNKLLGGVTIAQGGVLPNIQAVLLPKKTEKAAKK; encoded by the coding sequence ATGTCTGGACGAGGCAAAACCGGCGGAAAGGTCAGAGCCAAGGCAAAGACCCGCTCATCCCGTGCTGGACTCCAATTCCCTGTGGGTCGTGTCCACAGACATCTGAGGAAGGGTAACTACGCTCAGCGTGTTGGTGCCGGAGCGCCGGTGTACCTGGCGGCGGTGCTGGAGTATCTGACCGCTGAGATCCTGGAGCTGGCTGGAAACGCCGCCCGTGACAACAAGAAGACCAGAATCATCCCCCGCCATCTGCAGCTCGCCGTCCGCAACGATGAGGAGTTGAACAAGCTGCTGGGCGGCGTGACCATCGCTCAGGGTGGTGTGTTGCCCAACATCCAGGCCGTCCTGCTGCCCAAGAAAACCGAGAAGGCCGCCAAGAAGTAA